Proteins encoded within one genomic window of Candidatus Rokuibacteriota bacterium:
- a CDS encoding ABC transporter permease, whose translation MKPGHYTLLSLGTIAGILLLWYAVTALRLVKPFVLPSPGDLGSEFLVLMAQGYAQKPLSEHVLSSLARTFTGLGLGLAVGIPLGLVMGANRTVFAILSPIFSFMRPIPPIAFIPLMILYFGIGEFSKVFLIFMAALWYVVLNASAGVRAIPQDLLRTAQNLGLTRAQIFRHVIFWAALPQIMTGVKTATAISWAIVVAAELIAAQAGLGFMVMDATTFFRVPDVYIGIIIIGLIGLTLEGITRALEVSLLHWQGR comes from the coding sequence ATGAAGCCGGGCCACTACACCCTTCTGTCCTTGGGTACGATCGCCGGCATCCTGCTCCTCTGGTACGCGGTGACAGCCCTCCGGCTCGTCAAGCCATTCGTTCTCCCGTCGCCCGGGGATCTCGGCAGCGAGTTCCTGGTTCTCATGGCCCAAGGCTATGCGCAGAAGCCGCTCAGCGAGCACGTCCTGTCCAGCCTCGCGCGCACCTTCACCGGCTTGGGGCTCGGGCTGGCCGTCGGCATCCCACTGGGCCTCGTCATGGGCGCGAACCGCACGGTCTTCGCCATCCTCTCGCCCATCTTCTCCTTCATGCGCCCGATCCCTCCCATCGCATTCATTCCGCTGATGATCCTCTACTTCGGCATCGGCGAGTTCTCCAAGGTGTTCCTGATCTTCATGGCCGCGCTCTGGTACGTGGTGCTGAATGCCTCGGCGGGGGTGCGGGCGATCCCGCAGGATCTCCTCCGCACGGCGCAGAACCTCGGGCTTACGCGGGCGCAGATCTTCCGGCACGTGATCTTCTGGGCGGCGCTGCCGCAGATCATGACGGGAGTGAAAACGGCCACTGCCATCTCGTGGGCGATCGTGGTGGCGGCCGAGCTGATCGCAGCCCAGGCGGGACTCGGTTTCATGGTGATGGACGCGACGACCTTCTTCCGGGTGCCCGACGTCTACATCGGGATCATCATCATCGGGCTGATCGGCCTCACGCTGGAGGGGATCACTCGAGCCCTCGAGGTGTCGCTGCTTCACTGGCAGGGCCGATGA
- a CDS encoding NrtA/SsuA/CpmA family ABC transporter substrate-binding protein: MKRFPVVFVLLTALLVAQITTLASEAMAQAPIKIRFAWQPYNAVLFYTARDLKLFEKAGLDAELVKFTAGPPQFAAYRSESIDAGLFGTAGYVVGLSQGLDLKNVYIQIISAYADGLVVQPDSGITTLKDLKGKKIAFLRGTSAHIGLVTAIQKAGLSPADVQMVTMDITNMVPAFSNKDVDGAYAWEPWISKMEAAGGKVLTRTIDLGLNTSDHWVVREKWAKANPEGMRRLVRVVDLAYEAFTKDKSVAIRATAENLGVSEAVAKRIVDINPVLSLQQMVDPRFELSLLPGAGNPGAAGMIQRVGDFLLAQDIIKVKIDGKAAVGGSWVAEYLKVKR; this comes from the coding sequence ATGAAACGATTCCCCGTGGTGTTCGTCCTGCTGACAGCCCTTCTGGTAGCGCAAATCACCACGCTCGCATCCGAGGCTATGGCGCAGGCCCCGATTAAGATCCGGTTCGCCTGGCAGCCGTACAACGCGGTGCTCTTCTACACCGCCCGCGACCTCAAGCTTTTCGAGAAAGCGGGTCTGGACGCCGAGCTGGTGAAGTTCACGGCCGGGCCGCCCCAGTTCGCCGCCTACCGAAGCGAGAGCATCGATGCCGGTCTCTTCGGCACGGCGGGTTACGTGGTGGGGCTCTCGCAGGGGCTCGACCTCAAGAACGTCTACATCCAGATCATCTCGGCCTACGCCGACGGCCTCGTGGTCCAGCCCGACAGCGGGATCACCACGCTCAAGGACCTCAAGGGGAAGAAGATCGCCTTCCTGCGCGGTACCAGCGCCCACATCGGGCTCGTGACGGCGATCCAGAAAGCCGGGCTCAGCCCCGCGGATGTCCAGATGGTGACGATGGACATCACCAACATGGTGCCGGCGTTTTCCAACAAGGACGTGGACGGCGCCTATGCGTGGGAGCCGTGGATCTCCAAGATGGAGGCGGCCGGCGGGAAAGTGCTGACGCGCACCATCGACCTCGGCCTCAACACCTCTGACCACTGGGTCGTGCGAGAGAAATGGGCGAAGGCGAACCCCGAGGGCATGCGCCGCCTCGTGCGCGTCGTGGACTTGGCCTACGAGGCGTTCACGAAGGACAAGAGCGTCGCCATCCGGGCGACCGCGGAGAACCTGGGCGTGAGCGAGGCCGTCGCGAAGCGAATCGTGGACATCAACCCGGTGCTCTCGCTCCAGCAGATGGTGGATCCCAGGTTCGAGTTGTCTCTCCTACCGGGCGCGGGGAATCCCGGCGCCGCGGGAATGATCCAGCGGGTTGGCGACTTCTTGCTCGCCCAGGACATCATCAAGGTCAAGATCGACGGCAAGGCCGCGGTGGGCGGCTCCTGGGTCGCCGAGTACCTCAAAGTGAAGCGATAG
- a CDS encoding SUMF1/EgtB/PvdO family nonheme iron enzyme — protein MAETVVERLSATWARTDQIFEILAPNAFLAQPIALRHPFIFYVGHLPAFAWNHICAGVLGQPSFNAGFDELFSRGIDPDVDDPTHCHAHPEIPDSWPPLEKVLAYRDRVRAAVLDSVDAVVERAGTHVMARDERVFTMVIEHELMHQETLLYMMQQLAFDLKVRPSWLPPVTLGRGRPPATVQVPAGTATLGAGLTDLSFGWDNEFPPVQVFVPSFRVDQTPVTNGQYLAFVKDGGYSRPELWSDGDWDWSRAEKLNSPPVWTEKDGRWLYRGLFDLLPLDSVADWPVYVSLAEARAYACWQGKRLLTEPEFHRAAFGDPTGAERAFPWGVTAPGEGHGNFDFRFWSPTPVGAHPEGASAWGVHELVGNGWEWTLTPFTGFPGFEACIPGYPGYSADFFDGKHFVLKGASWATAAELVRRSFRNWYQAHYPYVFAKFRCISID, from the coding sequence ATGGCTGAGACAGTGGTCGAGCGGCTCTCGGCAACATGGGCGCGGACAGACCAGATCTTCGAGATCCTCGCCCCCAACGCGTTCCTCGCGCAGCCGATAGCGCTGCGCCATCCCTTTATCTTCTACGTGGGGCATTTGCCCGCCTTCGCTTGGAACCACATCTGCGCCGGCGTCCTGGGGCAGCCCTCGTTCAATGCGGGCTTCGACGAGCTCTTCTCCCGAGGCATCGATCCCGATGTCGACGACCCCACCCACTGCCACGCCCATCCGGAGATCCCGGATAGCTGGCCGCCGCTGGAAAAAGTGCTCGCCTACCGTGACCGCGTCCGGGCCGCCGTGCTGGACTCCGTGGACGCGGTGGTCGAGCGGGCGGGAACGCATGTCATGGCGCGCGACGAGCGCGTCTTCACCATGGTCATCGAGCATGAGCTCATGCACCAGGAGACGCTGCTCTACATGATGCAGCAGCTCGCCTTCGATCTGAAAGTGCGCCCCTCCTGGCTTCCGCCTGTCACGCTCGGCCGGGGACGGCCGCCGGCCACCGTGCAGGTGCCGGCGGGCACGGCGACGCTCGGAGCCGGCCTCACCGATCTGAGTTTCGGCTGGGACAATGAATTCCCTCCTGTCCAGGTCTTCGTACCAAGCTTCCGAGTGGATCAGACGCCGGTAACGAACGGGCAGTATCTCGCCTTCGTGAAGGACGGCGGATACAGCCGTCCCGAGCTTTGGAGCGATGGGGACTGGGACTGGAGTCGCGCGGAGAAGCTCAATTCCCCGCCCGTGTGGACGGAGAAGGACGGACGGTGGCTCTACCGTGGGCTCTTCGATCTTCTTCCGCTCGACAGCGTGGCAGATTGGCCGGTCTATGTGAGCCTTGCCGAAGCGCGGGCCTATGCGTGCTGGCAGGGCAAGCGGTTGCTCACCGAGCCGGAGTTCCACCGCGCCGCATTCGGAGATCCCACTGGAGCCGAGCGGGCGTTTCCCTGGGGGGTAACGGCGCCTGGCGAGGGACACGGGAACTTCGATTTTCGATTCTGGTCGCCGACGCCGGTGGGCGCGCATCCGGAGGGAGCGAGCGCGTGGGGGGTACACGAGCTCGTCGGCAATGGATGGGAATGGACACTGACACCATTCACCGGCTTCCCGGGATTCGAGGCGTGTATCCCGGGGTACCCGGGCTATTCGGCCGACTTCTTCGATGGCAAGCACTTCGTCCTCAAGGGCGCCTCGTGGGCGACGGCGGCAGAGCTGGTGCGCCGGAGCTTCCGAAACTGGTACCAGGCACACTATCCCTACGTCTTCGCCAAGTTCCGCTGCATCTCTATCGACTGA
- a CDS encoding ABC transporter ATP-binding protein, which produces MELRGVGKVFPPLHRGQEPVSALEDVDLAVAEREIVAVIGPSGCGKTTLLNLVAGFERPTAGTIRVGGRPLGPPGPDRSVIFQSPALFGWLTVEENVVFGPRHRGEARGDYLPRARELIRAVGLEGWEGHYPYQLSGGMRQRVQLARALINRPGVLLMDEPFGALDAMTRARMQELVLRVGGVYHPTLLLVTHDVEEAILLSHRVYVMTKRPGRIKLTLTVPFAAPRSVDLVGSAEFAALKYSLLKSLLEEEMP; this is translated from the coding sequence ATGGAGCTCAGGGGCGTGGGCAAGGTCTTTCCGCCGCTCCACCGGGGGCAGGAGCCGGTGAGCGCGCTCGAGGACGTGGACCTCGCCGTCGCCGAGCGCGAAATCGTGGCGGTCATCGGCCCCTCGGGGTGCGGGAAGACCACGCTCCTGAACCTGGTGGCCGGCTTCGAGCGACCCACCGCGGGGACGATCCGCGTGGGGGGACGGCCGCTCGGCCCGCCCGGGCCGGATCGCTCGGTGATCTTCCAGTCGCCGGCGCTCTTCGGCTGGCTCACCGTGGAGGAGAACGTGGTGTTCGGCCCCAGGCATCGCGGCGAGGCGCGGGGGGATTACCTCCCGCGCGCCCGCGAGCTGATCCGCGCGGTCGGCCTCGAGGGCTGGGAGGGCCACTACCCCTACCAGCTCTCGGGCGGGATGCGCCAGCGCGTGCAGCTCGCCCGGGCGCTGATCAACCGTCCGGGGGTACTCCTGATGGATGAGCCCTTCGGCGCCCTCGATGCCATGACGCGCGCGCGGATGCAGGAGCTCGTCCTCCGCGTCGGGGGCGTCTACCATCCGACCCTGCTCCTCGTCACTCACGACGTGGAAGAGGCCATCCTCTTGTCCCATCGCGTCTACGTGATGACGAAGCGGCCGGGACGCATCAAGCTCACCCTGACGGTTCCCTTCGCGGCGCCGCGGAGCGTCGATCTCGTCGGCTCGGCCGAGTTCGCCGCGCTCAAGTACTCCCTGCTCAAGTCCCTCTTGGAGGAGGAGATGCCATGA
- a CDS encoding Fe-Mn family superoxide dismutase, whose product MGTIPSYKARQWNLAGLKGISDKTLEMHFKLYEGYVTETNRLTEHLAGILKDGQVDQEEMPAYSELTRRLGFEYNGMVLHQYYFDNLTRGAAGEPNKSSAFARAAAESFGSFDVWKTAFVSVGKMRGVGWAICYQDPHTRKLSNHWVTLHEVGNVAGFIPILVMDVWEHAFILDYAPAQRPKYIEAFLANTDWDVLDRRLSAMSAPAAR is encoded by the coding sequence ATGGGCACGATACCGAGTTACAAGGCTCGACAGTGGAACCTGGCCGGACTCAAGGGCATCTCGGACAAGACGCTCGAGATGCACTTCAAGCTCTACGAGGGGTATGTCACCGAAACGAACCGCCTCACCGAGCATCTCGCCGGCATACTCAAGGACGGCCAGGTCGACCAGGAGGAGATGCCCGCCTACTCGGAGCTGACCCGGCGACTCGGCTTCGAATACAACGGCATGGTCCTCCACCAGTACTACTTCGACAACCTCACGCGCGGCGCGGCGGGTGAGCCCAACAAGAGCTCCGCCTTCGCGCGGGCCGCCGCCGAGAGCTTTGGGTCCTTCGACGTGTGGAAGACGGCCTTCGTGAGCGTCGGCAAGATGCGGGGTGTCGGCTGGGCCATCTGCTATCAGGACCCCCACACCCGGAAGCTGTCCAACCACTGGGTGACGCTGCACGAGGTGGGCAATGTCGCGGGATTCATCCCGATCCTCGTGATGGACGTGTGGGAGCACGCCTTCATCCTGGATTACGCGCCGGCGCAGCGCCCGAAGTACATCGAGGCGTTCCTGGCCAATACGGACTGGGATGTGCTCGACCGGCGGCTGTCGGCGATGAGCGCACCCGCCGCACGCTGA